In Larimichthys crocea isolate SSNF chromosome VII, L_crocea_2.0, whole genome shotgun sequence, the genomic stretch tttcagtttcttaGGTCCGTAGAAGCAGCTCAGTCTTATCATACACATCCTGGTAAACCGTTAAAAGTAGTAACAGCGGTAGTTCTTTCATGCACCTTTTATAGACCAAAAGCTATGGCAGATGTTAAAATAGCACGTTTGCTTTAGAAGAGTTTGCAGATATCTCCACATCTCATTCAACCTGGAGAACATAACATAAACCAGATCTTTGAGCATGTACGAGTATGAAGATACCTCATGAGATGAAGAGATAATTTTACTCTCGTGTTAGATGCAAGGGCAGGCATAAATTCTATGTATCACCCGCGTTGCTAGGACGACCTGGGAAAAAAATAGGTTGAGATGCGGGCTGCAGATAACAAGGAGGTAGATGAGTGAAGTgaagacagaacaaaagaatcgagaaaaagatgaagagggTTCGAGTGAAATCTGTTATGTTTCCTGTAATGTGCATGACTTGGGCTGCCAGGGTAaaaggtgttgttgttttttttaaagtgctgcaTTAAGGCACTCCCACATCTGGGGCTTTTGCAAAGCATCAACAAGTGTGTTACAGCTGCACTGAATTTTATTCCCTATAGAACTGGTAGCAGGAACTCAATTCTGCATCTTTTGAGAATATTTCACCCAAAAAAAGAACatgcaaatatttatttgcttctggttttatttgcacatttgcattctgtgaaaatgtgttgttaACCTTttaagtgagtttttttttttggtttgttttatggTTATTGAAATTTTGCAGcctaacatttatttatttattttttgcataaaGGTGAATGTCAACAAGTCTATTGATGCACACACTAAAATAATCATATACACCATGTTTGAGCTCACttgcatacatatacatatatatatatagttaaaaatatagtataataaataacataGTTCTACATTTTGTTATATTCTCTAACTATTGTAATTAATAATGGATGGATTTCATTTAGGTGTACCAGTATCACAGCCCTGGGACTGTGCATGCTGGCTAACTTATTGGCACGCCTAAATGGAACAGAGCTATGATTAATGTTACTGGTTACTCTGTGCTTTCCGTgctatgacattttaaaaatgtcttctgtgaaacAGGTCTATAAAATGCTGCAGCACTTTTCAAGGTAGGACTCTCTTTATAATTATAAACTATGACCTTTAGACCTTTAGATCTTACCTGTGTATCCTGCCAGTGCAGCTGCCGGTATGACGGGTTTATCCTTGCTGAGGTCCGAGCGCTCCCTCACATAGTCTTTGAAAGTGCCCTTGGGCTTGTGGCCATGCAAGGCGGTGGGGTAGTCTTCTGAGTCAAAGCTGTCGTATGAAGGTACCCGCTGCAGGCTGCTGAATGAAGACTGGCTGCTCCATGACTGGGTCAACCGGTCACAGCTCTCAAAGCTCTCGATGCTCTCAAAGGAGTCCTGGCCACCGAGTTTCCCTGTAAgggaaggatgaaggaaaacAGCAAGAGAGACATAAATAAAGATGTTACAGAAAGGGCAAATTGTACATTTtggaaaatcacatttaaaaagtcttaaataaAGCCTGAATTTGTATTAGGTAAGGCTTTTTCACTtttcctgtaaaaaaacaaaacatgtttctaGTAATGGGTTTATAGAGCTGTTTTCTTCAGTACTTTAATGCACAAGAATGTTAATTGTTACTGTAAGGAGCAATATTtatcaaaacagaaataaacaacaccTTAGTAAATTATGTTCCTCGTCACTAAGCTATACTGTTCTGTACAGTGCCATGTCTCACCCCATTTCACACCTCATTTTCCCTTTACAAACACCATTTGGATTAGATTTTAAGGGCAAGACAATCACACAAATTGCCTTGCTATTTTTGACCTTGGGAAAGATAAGAGGAGTCGTTCAATGGTGAGTCATTATCAAATGACAGATAATGCAGCGCCTCGATTGATGCCGAAATCTTCAACTGCTGAAATTGAAGCCACATGTGGATGTGGATCAGTTGTGCTACGAAATACTTTCCCACGTTTGGAGAGCACAACGCTGAAACGCTTGGTATGTGTCATGCATGGGGATTGGACCTCATACCTTACAGGCAAATGCTTAAAGCACAGGGAGGGAGGCTTGTATAATGTACATTGCACACGCTATTCATTTATACAGCTGGGGATTTGTGAGGAGAAAATCCTGGCTTTATGGCTATAAATTTAAACCATGCCACTAATTCCTCTGTAAACTATCACTGGGAGAGAAAACAAGCCTGCACATtcagaaaaacagtttcatgAGAAAACCCCACGCTTGTTGCTAACTGAGGATGACACCTTCTATCTCCTTAGCCAGAAAGTTGTGGGGaggaaagatgagaaaaaaaaaaaaaaaattcttgaAGGTTACACCACTTGAACCGTTTTACATAAAGGACAGGCGGTGAGAGAACACGTTGTGGCTTACATCCGTGTatcacactgacaaaaacaaatagagttttcatttttttccccaacccAGTCTAGAGTGTATGAGACGGGTTTGCTGAACCACAAACCAACCAGAGGGcctgcttttcttctcttctaaTACATGCACGCTGATGTGGCATGACAAGATTCTGGTAGCTTCAGCACAATCACACGCACGCAGACACCCACGCAAACACTTTAAATGCGCTCACACGCACATGTGGACACATTTATCAAACAATCCAAACAAGAAGTAATGCAGCACATTGTGTTCTCCAGACTAATCTGACACTGCGCTCAAATCTCTACTATCTTCCTCACGTTTAGTATGTGACCCCTCACCTCTGCTGAGGCGTCCCACACACATGTTGTCGGGGGATACCACCTCCTGCTTGACAGAAAAGTAGTCCCCCTGCAGCGGATTGAGAGGCGTGTCCCGTAGGATGACAGCAGGGTATTCGCTCTCATACTTAAGCGTCAGCAATTCCTCCGAGCTGATGGGATGAAGTGTCTGATAAGACTCTGTGATGAAGCCGGGCTCGGAGTATTCAGAGGGGGGGACACACTGAGCATGCTCAACACCGTAGCCTGGAGACACAAAAGGGAAAGAAGTGTAGatagaaagcagagaaagaaagcgaGGAACAAAGCAGAAGAGAAAGATCAATCTTCAGAGAGTGGAATCATTACCCCAAATGCTTAGGGTGAGAACAGTCCGTAACAAAAAACAGCTCTCAGTGCACGAGTTGAATCTTGAGGATTTGAGGCAGGCATTATTGATTGGACATATCCCTCACTTCAGCAAAACCTACAGTagccacatgttttttttttatcttatacAATGGAAAGAGATTCCTTTTTTTCTAGCACTTAATGTTGTACTTGCAACACTAAACCACTCCTCCTCATATTTTAGCCATGCATTTTATGCTATTACACAGAGTGATTGACTGCAAGTGTGATGAGTACTTACTGACAAAGTAGTCTGAGGTATAACGTGATTCCTGGAAGTTGGAGGTCAGTCCATTGATGGGGTAATGCTTTGTATCCTCTTCATGAAAAATAGATAGAGAATGAGCGTCAGTGACCTCGTCATTGATTTCATGTATCATGTAACTGCATCCAGCATTATCAAAAATTAATGGCCTGAGCTAAATTgtgtcttcctgtttgtctcctgttACTATAGCAAATGCCAACAGTGTCCGAAATTGGTGCAAGAAGTGATATCACCCTATGTAATGCAAATGTCTAAAAAACAATTAGAGAAGCAGCATAATAACTCATCTGCTTACCTTTCTGAAGCATCTCTAAATGTTCCCAAAGGATGTCACCCACAAAGTCTGGTGCTAGGTCCAGGAAGCGATCCTTCCCCATCGCACACAGGGTGGCTCCATTCATGCAGAATTTATCAAAGTCAACATTCTTCAGACTGAACTCATTCACTGTCCACGTTAGCCACTCAGCCACATTGTTTTCTGTCCACTGTCTGGGATCTGAAGAGGATCATGATTGTCAACATGACATGTATACAGACTGAAGTGCACATACTACATATTCCCATTCAGTCAGACATTTATATTAACGTGTGAATAATGCACTAATGATAGTTATAGCACTATAAACTGCACTTTTTACACTTCAAGATCTTTTGTTATACAGCCAATTATCACACCATCTCCATGCTAAATATATTTATCTCTAACAAATCaattaacaacaacagagaggCAGCAGTGACAGCTGTAATCACAAGCTAGAACCATAGTTTGCAGATATAGTATGATTACATAGATGCATGCTGAAAGCCCTGGTGTTTCCAAACAGCATGGAGAGGCTCTGTGGTCTGTCTCCATTTAGGAAGCTAACTCATTATTTTACTGTCTGTCTACATTCTCTGGATGTTGCAGTCAGACAGTCTGCCTGGAGtgaaatgtatgtaatgtaaggCCATTGTTAGAGTAACTGGGTGTCTCCTAGTGTTCAGTGAATCTTTCAAAGAGATGAGAGATGGATGATCTAAAGCATGCTATGGTGTGAAGTGATTTAATGAACGTGCCTGACATGTGACACGCAGAGGTGGTTTTGAGAGGGCTTATTTCATTTTGCCAAAGAAAATGCTAGCAGGGATTCATAAGAATATAAGCAGCTGAGTTTTACCTTTGGGAATGCCCAGGCGCTGCTGTTCCTTTGTGAAGCCACTGAACGTGGCCTTCAGAGCCTGAGACATCATCTCTTTACTTCCTGGAGTTAGCAGGGGAACATCTCCGCACTCCGGATCTGCCAATCACAAATTAGGAAAAGACATTGATTATGATATTATTTTGAGTAATATCAATATCTATTTCATTTAGGATTACAATTATTGCTAAgctaatattatatatactgcTTTAATCATTATTGACCAAAGAAACGACAATGCATCCTGTATTGTGTTTCATGACGATAAAGCTTATTGAATGGAAAATTGaattgagacagagagagggtgggAAAGAGAGACTTGTGAATGCGGTTCGGGTTGTGAATCCACCCAGACACActcgcgcgcacacacacacacacacacacacacacacacacgtgcacccacttacacaaacaaaatcaacacGGTTGTATCTGACCGTGATCAACAACATGGCTCAACAATTACATCCCGTCTAGACAGTCACTGTCTCTGTATCAGAGCCAATCTATTTAAACAAGAGTTGTCACACAGTTCAATCCGACTGTTTAAAACACTAAGACAGGTAGGTAATGCATGTGggttatttttacacacatatacatattttgCATGTGCTTCGGTAGGCTGAATTTAGTGCATGCTGAGCTCCAACCACTTTTTTCTAACAAATGTCTGTGTCTAGTTTCTGGTACTTAAAGACGAGGTCTTAATCCCACTCATCTGGCACTctgcattaaaataaacatgcaggtttatttgcaaatactacaaatactaaCCTCTCTCCTACCCACACATTCTGGGTGGGAAAACAGCGCCTGGTGCCCATCAGTGACACCATGACCCTTGCTAGCCCTCCTACCATGTTGCCCCTACACAGTGGGCCTACTGTCACCAGACCAAGCATGGGGTCAAACATTCTGAGAGGTCAAGGGTCGAGGGATGAGGTGATGATGTCACTTTGGCTACTGGCGGGTGGCTAGGAGATTTGGGGGTGGGCTGTCTCAATGGGTCTGAGTCTCACACTAGGGTTACTGTTCTCTGCTCACAGCCAGTGGGCACCCAATGCGGAACAGAGCTCCCTTTGATGGCTTTAAACAGTGCCTGATGACTTGCACTCATCTAATTAGATTGACCAGGCTGCAGAAGTATGGGTTTAGGGAGGGGGGCAAGGGTGATGACaaggggagaaggagaaagaccCTAGGCTACAAACACTAGAATAGACTGCTAAAGACTAATCTGGCCGAGACTCAACAAATGACTTGTAAATAGACACAAAAAAAGCTCTGTAGAGTTCCGATTAACTGACAAGCCTTTATCATTCAATCCACAGAACGCCCACATTATTTACACAACAAAGAGGAACAGATATCATGATCTGTAAGAGGGTGCAGTATGACACAGCACACATGTTCTTGTCTAATCAaccttgggggggggggggggtcagagTGGGTGATGCTAAACCTCAGCAAACCACAACAGGGAATTTTGGATAAAATCAAGGGTCAGATTCTCTTCATCTCATCTGTATTGCCTGTCTCCTTTGCACATCTGTTAAAATCATTAAAAGCCAGATCATGAAAGGTTGAAAGCAAATGAGGAAAAGTTGTGTCACTTCTCTCACAGCACCACCAGTCGTCGAACCCAGATGTTCTGGCATCTCCTCAGGCTGGTGGTTTCGTCTGCCAGTAGTACACTGGGGCAACATACAGTTCATGCTTGTTTTCACCACTCGCTGACGTCTCGACCTCGTCTGGAATGCACAGCAGCTGTCCCTCCTTCGCCCATGTAACCAATGTCTGTCTGGCTGTTTGTAAAATTAGGTCTCccagtttcttttttctgtctttggctctttttttttccctctattttCTTGGTCTAAAGAAAGAAACCTCGCAACAAGGCCcaagacagaggacagacaagAGCTTGTTGGTTCTTCACGTGATTCAATTAGGCCTGTAATAATATATTGCTCTGTGTTACACTGGTGTACAAACAGAACGTTTTTAATTCAAGTCGAAAGTAAAGGCAAGGTAGAAGAGctgagaacaaacacagaatagACACGTTCTACAAGACCCCAGGTTAACTATTGTCAGACACAGCTGAGACACCAAAATAAATAGTGCAGTTTCACAGTGAAAGTAAGACCTGAGTGAGCTGACTTTGTCTACAAGTTAACTCTGACAGCAAGGTTGTGTAGGCCTCTACTGAGCTCATTTTACTTTTAAGCAGCATCGGTAGTGCAAAAACTGTATGGCTGCAAACTGAGATGGGACTTGGGCTCAGACAGTCTGCGCTTTGATGTGAAGGCAAGGGGCGAAATGCAGCAGTTTATTTAAGCTGGATCAAGTGCAGTTTGTCTGCACTTTCGAACCGTTTACGCCCCTCCCTCTCCATCGCTTTTATCAACCCAGACCCAGTGTGTATTTGCCCACACAGACTTGAACCCACTTGAGCACTAAATCCTCCATCAAAGATACTCAACACCATCGTGCATGAGAACTGCCATTAGGCGcttgaaaaagagagaaatatgtCAACCATGATTACAGAGCAAATTATAACGTGGACTGCAATTTGcgtgatttcttttgttttcattttgaattacTTGTTTCTCCTGCTTAAAATGAGTTTGAAGTGGGatttttgtttactgtaattCTGCAATTCAAAGCACAACAAATGCCTTCTAAGTTTGGACTGTAAGGTGACAAAGGCAAATTGCtatttcaacaaaacatttcacttatTACAGTATTGCTGTACATGTATTGTGGTATCTTTGgaaaactgaaacatgaaaaacgtgaagcagaggacagagtgaggctgaaaggcagacagaaaactgaaaagtgCAATGATAATAGAGCAGTCTCCATGGTGAATGATCCATATGAAAGTTATCTGCGGGAGAGCTAATGTACACTGTGCATCCATTAGTGGGAGAGGCGAGCTTGGATCTAGACAATCTCTAGTAAATGATGAAGTCCTGATAGGATTTCAATGCCTGTGAGTCCCATTAGACACAGAATGGTCAGTATGTACTGAGAGTTAGAGCATCCACAAGTCATCACTTTCCACATTAGATGGTGTGGGTCTGTCCGCAAAATGAGTTCCATCCACTTAGCTCACAAATGTGGGAGTGGGTGTAAATCACAGTAAACATTATGGCACACAAACAAGACTCAGAGTAAAAAAGATCATATGGACTGAAAagtataaaatgaaacaaattgcCCCTAATGATGTAGAAGGAATTATAAGTACAGCTATTCTAAGAATCATGATGAAGTGAGACTAATGTTTAGTCTGGATGTACAGTAAAAAGGTATTGATTAGCCACACCCCTCCTGCCATGATATGAGTAATGGACAGGCTGTTGAGTGTGACGACAATATTTTCCCAGAGGGATTCTCATTGACAAGCTGTGCACCTCCACCGCCCTGCCCTTATGGACCAAGCCCCAACCCAACCTTAGATGGAGGGTCTGTTAAActcacacatatgtacacacacacacacacacaggaactaAATTAGCAGCCTTCTTCGCCTGTGCGCCAGAGCGTGGGCGTGAAATTGGGATTTTTGAGACTGGGGCCAAAGTCTATGGGGTTGGAACAGGCAGGGCTGGGCAGGGCAGGACAGAGCTAGGGAAGATAGTATGGGAGCATCTCGGGTGGGTGAGGGGTTGACTCAATAGGGAGGGGATGAGTCACCAACATGTAATATGAAACCATCACAGGACAAGAGAACCGGGGGTGGGCACAGCGGAGGGAGctagagagagactgaagaaTGAATGGGAGGTCTCATAAAagctccctctcttctccttgtCTCTGGAGTGACATCACAGTGGGATCAGTGCCATCTCCCAGCCTCTGGCGGAGACTCAGTTCATTCATAAAGCCTGGACTGCTGCCTCCACTCAGAATGATGCAACGATAGAAGCAGAGCAGGCAACCAGACCCAACAAATAAGAGACAATATGCTTTCTATCATGCGATTGAGCTATAAATAGCCCTATAGAGTTCACCCaatgagtgggtgtgtgttggtgcaaGGAAAAAAGTGTGGCCTGTTAAAAAAATGAGGATGGCATCTAAAGGTCTATTCAATGCTGGGCTTTTCTAAAGTGAAACATGTTAAGGGTCaaatagttatttatttatacataccAGTATCAGTGTTCATTGTatagtgggttttttttttaatcagcaaaAGAGTCAATTTCCTGTGGCTAAGTTGCCACTTCCTGTGGGAAGTGAGGTGAGGTGTGGGTTCAGGTGGGGGTGAAACTAAGGCCTCAAACCCTTCCTGAATATCCTTACATGTATACAGGTACATATCAGCTGGGTCACCGCACAgcgcaggaaaaaaagagacaaggtCTTGGCTACTTGCCAGAGGCTTATAATCGGCTCTTTAAGGCAGACCAGTCTGCCCACAGCAGACCAGAGGTGACAGTGGTATCTGAGAGAGCCTTTGATGAAGATCCATATCTGGAACCCTAGTCTGAGAACGCGGGGTCATAAACCCTACCAACATGAAGGAAGCCCATTGAACGCCACAGGGTGATAAAGTGGTGGCTGAGGGCCGcagaggagcaagaggaggaggactgggTGGCAGTCTGGTTTTGAGAAGGCTGCTTGTTCAGCCAGCCGCTCCGCTGTTTAGATTTCCATCTCAATGCCAACCACCAGGAATAGATGTGTAGGCCTGGGTCAAGTCAAAGTAAAGAACCAAGACCATATCTAGACCCAAGCCTGCTCCAATGCAGGACAGTGTTAACCTAAAGAGATCCAATGCACAAAAACGAGCTATCCCACCATCATGGACAACAGTGCTGAAACACTAGTTTTATTCTTAGGTTCCCACCACTGGCTTCTGGCTGCCCTCTAGAAGCACAAGCCTGTGGTGGTGTAAAGCAGCTGTATGGGACGAGGCCACTACTGCTGACATCTGTCTTTGGCCATGAAACTAGAGTTGTCCAGGATCATCACCACCACAGACATACCGGCTACTGAAGCAGACTGTAAGTGAGACTAATACCCCATAGCTGCCttgctgtctttctttcttccactcCTTCCATCTCTGAAATCATATTAGCTTATGATGTGAAAGTGCATTAACTCTACTGTTTATGCCAAAGTCTCAGCGCTTGATATGACATTACCTCCAAGCTTGAAATGATACGCGCCATCGCCAACAGACGCTAAACATATTTTTCCTAAAAGCTTGATGGAAATTCTCTTATTCCACAATGAGGGAAACAGAGACAAGGCGCTTTCAGTAGGATCTGGACCCTATTTAACTGCTTACAAGTTTTGTTGCTCTGTGATCTTTAACAGtaagaaaacagtttttaggTATGCCTCAAGTATTAGAGATTAAGCAACAGTAATGTACTTTTCACAACAGCCCATTTCACAACCTGCAGGTTCCTTTTTTTACTTTGAGAAGGCTGACAATAATATTGGTAAGAAGCTAAATTCCAGTACGCACCAGTACTACACACAACTTGAAGGTTTTCCAAGACCTTcatacatgttaaatatttataatgaaAGAACTACTTAGTCCAAAAGGATTTGAGTCTTGTTTTATCCATCAGAGCTAGACATAGTGGCGAGAAAAGGAAGCTGACAGGCAAGCACAGTACTGGAGAGTGCAGGTGGTGTTAGCCTAGCTGTATCCAGGCTTGCTGCCCTCCCAGACTCCCTGTTATAAACAGACATGGGATGCTCTGGGGGAACTGTTTAGGCCTTAAACCAAACACACGACATATCTGACAAACAGTTTACTCTCcatgttgcatttttttcttcacaaaacATGGTGACTGCCCCATTTTTAGTCCAAACCGATACATTCCACAACCAGGTTCTTGATATAAGTGTGAATTATGTGGGACACTACACAGCCACACGTTTGCACATATCAATGAAACTGTTTGCAACTCAACCCTTCTCCTGTGCAATGCATTTACATGTAAGTGTTGTAGTGGCTGGGAccaattatacacacacacacacatatatatatataagagcTTGTTGCTTGTTTGAAGGCAAACTATGGGCGACAGATGGATACTTGATAAATAAATTCCCCCCAGACCGCAGTGTTTTCATGTTGCATGCCTCACATTCCACCTCTGTTTTACAATCTCTAATGTGCTTCTCACAGCTTTCTTGTTTTCCTCTAATGTGACCAAAAATGACTTGTGGTCCAAGTGGCAAAATGGCTTCAACTCAAGATGATAAATTACCCTTCTATTTTAAGCTCAGTGTAGGCTCCATGGCTAATAGGAGtgtaaaacatcaaacatctggCCACATCTCCTTTATCTTATTTAAGATGTATCTGTTATTTTTGGTGACGATCTGAAACACCTCAGCTTTGGCTGACTTTGCTGATTATAAGATCTAAAGATACTTGGAAAGTTACAGCTAAGTGTTTTGCAATAAGAGATGAAAGTCATTTCCAAAGCGTGTACATATCATTGCAGATGTGTGACCTCATGTTCACttcttcatttctctctctcttagacagacacacacacacacaagcatgcacagaCAGGCTGTGACTCATTCCATCAAAGAATGACTGGACGTCAGGGGATATCGTGCTGCTTCATTTGACAATGAGAGTGGTCATGAAGGAAACAGTGACCATATCTTGTAAAATTCCTATTTGATGATTCAGACTTTGTCATGTTAGTTGTAACTgtgcataaaacaaacacatgttttgGACAGCAAAGAAAGCATCTCTAATTAGCATTTATGTGTAGATTATTTCATCAAAAGATCATGAAACCAAACATTGTCAAAATCAAATTATCATTATGTTCTGGATGTGTCGGCAGCAGATGTCAGCCTAGGCAGATAACGGAATCCAACTGTGTTCACTCTTGCAACTAAACTCCAGAGGCAGCCTAAAAACTTACACGAAGTCTCAAACCTAAACCTCCTCCATGGCTGCCAGAACACACATGTGCCTCCCATTTGACTGCGTCAATGAGGCCAAACTCATCATGAGCGCCACACAGTCGCACCTACACAGCAGACCCAGGCACCCACGCAAACACATTCTGCTTTATCATTCTTTGTTTTGGCAGGCCAATCAATCAATACATCTCTGATGCTGTAGGTCTGATACACATGAAGTCTGCGGCTGTGCCCCATttgttcacctgattacaaaaacagcatgcaATGCATGTTGACTCCAAAAACAGGTGGTGtgcagcaaacacagacaaaagagaaaacaagggAAGAAAATCTGGAACATACACTGAATAAAATGAGTGACATGGCCTCATTGAGGACAGCTGAACATCCATGGTGAAACAGACCCACTGCCTTTCAGGACAGTGAGCTGATTCTCAAAGCAGGCTAAACTATCTTACTTTCCATCCCATTATAGGAAACACAGCTCCTAAATGTAGagccataaaaacagaaacagcaacaaagcaagagagcaaaaaaaaaaagctataaagCATGCAGGACAATACTGAAATGAGTGGGTGGTTGTGGAGCCATTTTGGGGCAGTGTGAGGCCAGTTAGGGTTCACAGTCAGACTGGTAATGTAGGAAGGAGCGAGGCCTGTGGTAGAAGAAACCAGTAAGCGAGCCAACCAGACGCACAGTCGGACAGCCAGTGGCGTGTGGTGCTGCAGGCGTCTAGTACCATGACTCAGGAATTACAAGCCAGGAATGACTGGGGATGGTACAAAGTGCACTCACCAGGAACTCACTATGCACCACATCAAGGCGTCATGAGAAACTCATGTGGCCAACAGAAAGACAttggaaacagaggaagaaagggaaaggagggggaggaacACTAGAGGAGGAACtgtgtgagtgggtgggtgAATGATTGAAAAGAGTTGCctgttacaaaaaaaagcttgtcAATGCTTTATTCCCGCTGCCAAGGAAcatattttcctttgttttggttgttggcTTTTTGTGGAATGTGAGTAAAACAAGAAGCTGTTAAAGACTCTTTGCACTCTAATCGTTTCGATCCCTCGTTATTTTTGAGAATGGCGAGGTATATTCGCCACCACCATATCGACCACACCTTGGATGGTCTCCCTTTTCTCCATCCCTTAAACCCCCTAGCTCCCCTCccattgctctctctctcactctctctcaccatATGCTTACCATTTAGCAGACTGCTGTATCTGGCGCTAACACGCCTTACTTTATGACTAAGCTTTATATGGATAGATTAAGGCGTGTAGTCACGAGGGAAAAGAGAAGATAGGACCCACGCAGTATAAtggttttatgtttatatggGCTTTACAAAGCAGATGATGAGCTGAATGAAGACGCAATGAATGAAGCGCTGACTGAATTTTTCATTTGATGTAACACAAGATCATTGTGGAAACTCATAAACAGCTACTTCACTACTATCCAGTTGACATGTCTGACCTGCACAAGGAGGCCCGATTGAGGAAGCTGGTATCTGTTGCCCTCTAGGTACAGACATGGGCTGGTCAAACACTACCGAACAATGTGATGCTCTGAAACTGGACTGACCCTCAACCTTAATCAAGTTTAGATCTGGCATACCATATCGTCCTCAGTTTGACATGGTGCGCATCAGATGAAAAATGGACCAGTTTGCTCTGTTTGGCCCAATTCATTGACAGACCACATCAAGAGAGGCCTGGATCACCCAAACAGTGTTTGCACAGCTGCCAGGCAGCCACGCACACTCAAACATTGGCATATATTACAGTGCGCTACTGAAGGAgtgctgacacaaacacaccgaggCAAAAACCTGAAGCTTATGTAACACCTTCTGTTCTAACACAACCTACCCCTCTCCACACCATACCACCATGGGAGGCACCTAGAAAAAGAAAGTCAGCGAAGCCCTTCAAGGAGTCATTTGTGTGGCATGgcctgtgtgtgcttgtgtgtgcatactgtatgtggcgGGCGTGGAACGGAATGCCTTATAAGGACTCACAGCAGACGCATCAGGCACagcatttataaaaaataaaaaacacaggagCATTTTGATCAGATAAAGTGAGCCTCCCACTCATGCTCCTTCTATGCCTCTACGCATGCCACCCAGCAG encodes the following:
- the ets1 gene encoding protein C-ets-1 isoform X1; its protein translation is MSYYMDPVSSYPALHPCDRLGAMRQSGGVAMGPHTQFPGVVHPQQQYYPSQPLYIQDITLQEVPNGHDVCPTDPECGDVPLLTPGSKEMMSQALKATFSGFTKEQQRLGIPKDPRQWTENNVAEWLTWTVNEFSLKNVDFDKFCMNGATLCAMGKDRFLDLAPDFVGDILWEHLEMLQKEDTKHYPINGLTSNFQESRYTSDYFVSYGVEHAQCVPPSEYSEPGFITESYQTLHPISSEELLTLKYESEYPAVILRDTPLNPLQGDYFSVKQEVVSPDNMCVGRLSRGKLGGQDSFESIESFESCDRLTQSWSSQSSFSSLQRVPSYDSFDSEDYPTALHGHKPKGTFKDYVRERSDLSKDKPVIPAAALAGYTGSGPIQLWQFLLELLTDKSCQSFISWTGDGWEFKLSDPDEVARRWGKRKNKPKMNYEKLSRGLRYYYDKNIIHKTSGKRYVYRFVCDLKSLLGYTPEELHAMLDVKPDTDE
- the ets1 gene encoding protein C-ets-1 isoform X2, with the protein product MIMTAAVDMKPTLTIIKAEKMDEVQPVSAYPRPVLFLSCGDPECGDVPLLTPGSKEMMSQALKATFSGFTKEQQRLGIPKDPRQWTENNVAEWLTWTVNEFSLKNVDFDKFCMNGATLCAMGKDRFLDLAPDFVGDILWEHLEMLQKEDTKHYPINGLTSNFQESRYTSDYFVSYGVEHAQCVPPSEYSEPGFITESYQTLHPISSEELLTLKYESEYPAVILRDTPLNPLQGDYFSVKQEVVSPDNMCVGRLSRGKLGGQDSFESIESFESCDRLTQSWSSQSSFSSLQRVPSYDSFDSEDYPTALHGHKPKGTFKDYVRERSDLSKDKPVIPAAALAGYTGSGPIQLWQFLLELLTDKSCQSFISWTGDGWEFKLSDPDEVARRWGKRKNKPKMNYEKLSRGLRYYYDKNIIHKTSGKRYVYRFVCDLKSLLGYTPEELHAMLDVKPDTDE
- the ets1 gene encoding protein C-ets-1 isoform X3, translating into MIMTAAVDMKPTLTIIKAEKMDDPECGDVPLLTPGSKEMMSQALKATFSGFTKEQQRLGIPKDPRQWTENNVAEWLTWTVNEFSLKNVDFDKFCMNGATLCAMGKDRFLDLAPDFVGDILWEHLEMLQKEDTKHYPINGLTSNFQESRYTSDYFVSYGVEHAQCVPPSEYSEPGFITESYQTLHPISSEELLTLKYESEYPAVILRDTPLNPLQGDYFSVKQEVVSPDNMCVGRLSRGKLGGQDSFESIESFESCDRLTQSWSSQSSFSSLQRVPSYDSFDSEDYPTALHGHKPKGTFKDYVRERSDLSKDKPVIPAAALAGYTGSGPIQLWQFLLELLTDKSCQSFISWTGDGWEFKLSDPDEVARRWGKRKNKPKMNYEKLSRGLRYYYDKNIIHKTSGKRYVYRFVCDLKSLLGYTPEELHAMLDVKPDTDE